From the Helicobacter pylori genome, one window contains:
- a CDS encoding ABC transporter substrate-binding protein, which translates to MLIARFKKALISYSLGTLLVSSLLGVANASNQEIQVKDYFGEQTIKLPVSKIIYLGSFAEVPAMFNTWDRVVGISDYAFKSDVVKATLKDPERIKPMSSDHVAALNVELLKKLSPDLVVTFVGNPKAVEHAKKFGISFLSFQEKTIAEVMEDIDAQAKALEIDASKKLAKMQETLDFIKERLKGVKKKKGVELFHKANKISGHQALDSDILEKGGIDNFGLKYVKFGRADISVEKIVKENPEIIFIWWISPLSPEDVLNNPKFATIKAIKNKQVYKLPTMDIGGPRAPLISLFIALKAHPEAFKGVDINAIVKDYYKVVFDLNDAEIEPFLWH; encoded by the coding sequence ATGCTAATCGCTCGCTTTAAAAAAGCTTTAATCTCTTATTCTTTAGGGACTCTTCTTGTTTCATCGTTATTAGGCGTGGCTAACGCTTCTAATCAAGAAATCCAAGTCAAGGATTATTTTGGGGAGCAAACCATAAAGCTTCCTGTTTCTAAAATAATCTACTTGGGCAGCTTTGCAGAAGTGCCTGCCATGTTCAATACTTGGGATAGGGTTGTAGGCATTTCGGATTACGCTTTTAAATCTGATGTTGTTAAAGCCACTCTTAAAGACCCTGAACGCATTAAACCCATGAGCAGTGATCATGTGGCGGCGTTGAATGTGGAATTATTAAAAAAGCTTAGCCCTGATCTTGTGGTAACCTTTGTGGGTAACCCTAAAGCGGTAGAGCATGCGAAAAAATTTGGGATATCATTCCTTTCTTTCCAAGAAAAAACCATTGCAGAAGTCATGGAAGATATTGACGCTCAAGCTAAGGCCTTAGAAATTGACGCTTCTAAAAAACTGGCTAAAATGCAAGAAACTTTGGATTTTATCAAAGAGCGTTTGAAGGGCGTTAAAAAGAAAAAGGGGGTGGAGCTTTTCCATAAAGCCAATAAAATCAGCGGCCATCAAGCCCTTGATTCAGATATTTTAGAAAAAGGGGGCATAGATAATTTTGGCTTGAAATACGTCAAGTTTGGGCGCGCTGACATTAGCGTGGAAAAAATCGTTAAAGAAAACCCTGAAATTATCTTTATTTGGTGGATAAGCCCGCTTAGCCCTGAAGACGTGTTAAACAACCCCAAATTTGCTACTATTAAGGCCATTAAAAACAAACAAGTTTATAAACTCCCCACAATGGATATTGGTGGCCCTAGAGCCCCACTCATTAGTCTTTTTATTGCCTTAAAAGCCCACCCTGAAGCCTTTAAGGGCGTGGATATTAATGCGATAGTTAAAGATTATTATAAAGTGGTCTTTGATTTGAATGATGCGGAAATTGAGCCATTCTTATGGCACTGA
- a CDS encoding peroxiredoxin, translating into MLVTKLAPDFKAPAVLGNNEVDEHFELSKNLGKNGAILFFWPKDFTFVCPTEIIAFDKRVKDFQEKGFNVIGVSIDSEQVHFAWKNTPVEKGGIGQVTFPMVADITKSISRDYDVLFEEAIALRGAFLIDKNMKVRHAVINDLPLGRNADEMLRMVDALLHFEEHGEVCPAGWRKGDKGMKATHQGVAEYLKENSIKL; encoded by the coding sequence ATGTTAGTTACAAAACTTGCCCCCGATTTTAAAGCACCTGCCGTTTTAGGAAACAATGAGGTTGATGAACACTTTGAGCTTTCTAAGAATTTAGGTAAGAATGGTGCGATTCTTTTCTTTTGGCCAAAAGATTTTACTTTTGTATGCCCTACAGAAATCATTGCGTTTGACAAAAGAGTGAAAGACTTCCAAGAAAAAGGCTTTAATGTGATTGGCGTGTCTATTGATAGCGAACAAGTGCATTTTGCATGGAAAAACACCCCTGTAGAAAAAGGCGGTATTGGTCAAGTAACTTTCCCTATGGTAGCTGATATTACCAAAAGCATTTCTAGAGACTATGATGTGTTGTTTGAAGAAGCGATCGCTTTGAGAGGAGCTTTTTTGATTGACAAAAACATGAAAGTAAGGCATGCGGTGATCAATGACTTACCATTAGGTAGGAATGCCGATGAAATGCTTCGCATGGTCGACGCTCTCTTACACTTTGAAGAACATGGTGAAGTGTGCCCAGCAGGTTGGAGAAAAGGCGATAAAGGCATGAAAGCAACTCACCAAGGCGTTGCAGAGTATCTTAAAGAAAATTCCATTAAGCTTTAA
- a CDS encoding MetQ/NlpA family ABC transporter substrate-binding protein: MNIFKRIICVTAIVLGFFNLLDAKHHKEKKEDHKITRELKVGANPVPHAQILQSVVDDLKEKGIKLVIVSFTDYVLPNLALNDGSLDANYFQHRPYLDRFNLDRKMHLVGLANIHVEPLRFYSQKITDIKNLKKGSVIAVPNDPANQGRALILLHKQGLIALKDPSNLYATEFDIVKNPYNIKIKPLEAALLPKVLGDVDGAIITGNYALQAKLTGALFSEDKDSPYANLVASREDNAQDEAIKALIEALQSEKTRKFILDTYKGAIIPAF, translated from the coding sequence ATGAACATATTCAAGCGTATTATTTGCGTAACCGCTATTGTTTTAGGTTTTTTTAACCTTTTAGACGCCAAACACCACAAAGAAAAAAAAGAAGACCACAAAATCACTCGTGAGCTTAAAGTGGGCGCTAACCCCGTTCCGCATGCGCAAATCTTGCAATCAGTCGTGGACGATTTGAAAGAGAAAGGGATCAAGTTAGTGATCGTGTCTTTTACGGATTATGTGCTGCCTAATTTAGCGCTCAATGACGGCTCTTTAGACGCGAATTACTTCCAGCACCGCCCTTATTTGGATCGGTTTAATTTGGACAGAAAAATGCACCTTGTTGGTTTGGCCAATATCCATGTGGAGCCTTTAAGATTTTATTCTCAAAAAATCACAGACATTAAAAACCTTAAAAAAGGTTCAGTGATTGCTGTGCCAAATGATCCGGCCAATCAAGGCAGGGCGTTGATTTTACTCCATAAACAAGGCCTTATCGCTCTCAAAGACCCAAGCAATCTATACGCTACGGAGTTTGATATTGTCAAAAATCCTTACAACATTAAAATCAAACCCCTAGAAGCCGCGCTATTGCCTAAGGTTTTAGGGGATGTGGATGGGGCTATCATAACAGGGAATTATGCCTTGCAAGCAAAACTCACCGGAGCCTTATTTTCAGAAGATAAGGACTCGCCTTATGCTAATCTTGTAGCCTCTCGTGAGGATAACGCGCAAGATGAAGCGATAAAAGCGCTGATTGAAGCCTTACAAAGCGAAAAGACCAGGAAATTCATTTTGGATACCTATAAGGGGGCGATTATCCCGGCTTTTTAA